One Aphelocoma coerulescens isolate FSJ_1873_10779 chromosome 8, UR_Acoe_1.0, whole genome shotgun sequence genomic region harbors:
- the CRYZ gene encoding quinone oxidoreductase: MAATRSVMRAVRVFEFGGPEVLKLQSDVLVPVPKENQVLIKVHACGVNPVETYIRSGTYARKPALPYTPGSDVAGVVESVGEHVTAFKKGDRVFTLETVSGGYAEYAIAAANRVFPLPDKLDFRQGAAIGVPYFTAYRALFQKGCAKAGESVLVHGASGGVGLAACQIARAFGLKVLGTAGTEEGMNVILRNGAHQAFNHRDPNYTERIKACTGPGGVDIIIEMLSNINLDADLQLLSCTGRVMVVGCRGRIEINPRDTMSKESSIIGVSLFLATEEERHECATAVLDGIEAGWLKPVVGLEYPLEKVAKAHEDIIYSSGARGKMVLLL; this comes from the exons ATGGCAGCCACCAGGAGTGTGATGAGGGCGGTCCGAGTGTTTGAATTTGGTGGCCCTGAAGTGCTTAAACTCCAGTCAGATGTGTTAGTTCCTGTTCCAAAAGAAAACCAG GTATTAATTAAAGTCCATGCCTGTGGGGTAAATCCTGTCGAGACATACATTCGTTCTGGGACTTATGCCAGGAAACCGGCTTTACCCTACACTCCTGGCTCGGATGTGGCTGGGGTGGTCGAAAGTGTTGGGGAACATGTGACTGCATTCAAG AAAGGTGACAGAGTTTTCACCCTTGAAACAGTTTCTGGAGGATATGCAGAGTATGCAATTGCTGCAGCCAACAGAGTCTTTCCTTTGCCAGACAAACTGGACTTCAGGCAGGGAGCAGCGATTGGAGTGCCCTACTTCACTGCCTACCGGGCCCTTTTCCAGAA AGGCTGTGCCAAAGCAGGGGAAAGTGTGCTGGTTCATGGTGCTAGTGGCGGG gtGGGACTAGCAGCATGTCAGATTGCCAGAGCTTTTGGTTTGAAGGTTCTGGGTACAGCAGGAACTGAGGAGGGCATGAATGTGATCCTGAGAAACGGCGCTCACCAAGCCTTTAATCACAGAGACCCTAATTACACTGAGAGAATTAAG GCATGCACAGGGCCAGGGGGAGTCGATATAATCATAGAAATGCTGTCTAATATCAACCTGGATGCTGACTTGCAGCTGCTGTCCTGCACAGGGAGGGTGATG GTTGTGGGCTGCAGAGGACGCATTGAGATAAACCCAAGAGACACAATGAGCAAGGAGTCCAGCATAATTGGAGTGAGTCTGTTTCTTGCAACTGAG GAGGAGAGGCATGAATGTGCCACAGCAGTCCTTGATGGCATAGAAGCTGGCTGGCTGAAACCCGTTGTGGGCTTGGAATATCCCCTGGAGAAAGTAGCCAAGGCTCATGAAGACATTATTTATAGCAGTGGTGCCCGAGGGAAGATGGTGCTCCTTCTGTAA
- the TYW3 gene encoding tRNA wybutosine-synthesizing protein 3 homolog isoform X4, translating into MAAFARRKAQRLARPDSSRKRALDARAAGLVRLLNARERFCTTSSCDGRVVLADTDGTGIQKKNCTWLLVTHDPCVKGDVMTALEKATGDVVFKFEPFVLHVLCQELQDAQMLHSVAVDSGFRNSGITVGRGGKITMAVRSTHCLEVPLSHKGRLMVSEEYIEFLVHVANQKMEENIRRIDRFHKGLELALEAAVPADTLFPEGPEKSHSVYVHRRKRRTAQEQANLSGELKPQDDTESSLDLFAEIMI; encoded by the exons ATGGCGGCGTTCGCGCGGCGCAAGGCGCAGCGGCTCGCGCGGCCCGATTCTAGCCGGAAGCGCGCGCTAGACGCCCGCGCCGCGGGGCTCGTACGGCTCCTGAACGCTCGCGAGCGGTTCTGCACCACGAGCTCGTGCGACGGGAGGGTCGTCCTGGCG GACACGGACGGCACGGGGATCCAGAAGAAGAACTGCACGTGGCTCCTGGTAACGCATGACCCGTGTGTCAAAGGCGATGTG ATGACAGCACTAGAGAAAGCCACTGGTGATGTTGTGTTCAAGTTTGAACCATTTGTTCTTCATGTGCTGTGTCAGGAACTGCAGGATGCACAGATGCTG cATTCAGTGGCTGTTGATTCTGGGTTCAGGAACTCTGGTATTACAGttggcagaggaggaaaaattaCAATG GCTGTACGGAGCACTCACTGCTTAGAAGTTCCATTGAGCCACAAAGGGAGATTGATGGTCTCTGAAGAATATATTGAATTTCTGGTACATGTAGCCAatcagaaaatggaagaaaacataAGGAGGATTGACAG ATTCCACAAAGGCTTGGAGTTGGCTCTGGaagctgctgtccctgcagacACCTTGTTTCCCGAGGGGCCAGAGAAGAGCCACTCTGTGTACGTGCACAGAAGAAAGAGACGGACTGCTCAGGAACAGGCCAATCTCAGTGGAGAGCTAAAACCCCAGGATGATACTGAAAGCAGTCTTGATCTGTTTGCTGAAATCATGATATAG
- the TYW3 gene encoding tRNA wybutosine-synthesizing protein 3 homolog isoform X3, which produces MAAFARRKAQRLARPDSSRKRALDARAAGLVRLLNARERFCTTSSCDGRVVLAVGPGPRMGAGMGVLADTDGTGIQKKNCTWLLVTHDPCVKGDVMTALEKATGDVVFKFEPFVLHVLCQELQDAQMLHSVAVDSGFRNSGITVGRGGKITMAVRSTHCLEVPLSHKGRLMVSEEYIEFLVHVANQKMEENIRRIDRFHKGLELALEAAVPADTLFPEGPEKSHSVYVHRRKRRTAQEQANLSGELKPQDDTESSLDLFAEIMI; this is translated from the exons ATGGCGGCGTTCGCGCGGCGCAAGGCGCAGCGGCTCGCGCGGCCCGATTCTAGCCGGAAGCGCGCGCTAGACGCCCGCGCCGCGGGGCTCGTACGGCTCCTGAACGCTCGCGAGCGGTTCTGCACCACGAGCTCGTGCGACGGGAGGGTCGTCCTGGCGGTGGGTCCGGGACCCCGGATGGGGGCCGGGATGGGCGTCCTGGCG GACACGGACGGCACGGGGATCCAGAAGAAGAACTGCACGTGGCTCCTGGTAACGCATGACCCGTGTGTCAAAGGCGATGTG ATGACAGCACTAGAGAAAGCCACTGGTGATGTTGTGTTCAAGTTTGAACCATTTGTTCTTCATGTGCTGTGTCAGGAACTGCAGGATGCACAGATGCTG cATTCAGTGGCTGTTGATTCTGGGTTCAGGAACTCTGGTATTACAGttggcagaggaggaaaaattaCAATG GCTGTACGGAGCACTCACTGCTTAGAAGTTCCATTGAGCCACAAAGGGAGATTGATGGTCTCTGAAGAATATATTGAATTTCTGGTACATGTAGCCAatcagaaaatggaagaaaacataAGGAGGATTGACAG ATTCCACAAAGGCTTGGAGTTGGCTCTGGaagctgctgtccctgcagacACCTTGTTTCCCGAGGGGCCAGAGAAGAGCCACTCTGTGTACGTGCACAGAAGAAAGAGACGGACTGCTCAGGAACAGGCCAATCTCAGTGGAGAGCTAAAACCCCAGGATGATACTGAAAGCAGTCTTGATCTGTTTGCTGAAATCATGATATAG
- the TYW3 gene encoding tRNA wybutosine-synthesizing protein 3 homolog isoform X1, with product MAAFARRKAQRLARPDSSRKRALDARAAGLVRLLNARERFCTTSSCDGRVVLAVGPGPRMGAGMGVLADTDGTGIQKKNCTWLLVTHDPCVKGDVMTALEKATGDVVFKFEPFVLHVLCQELQDAQMLVKCQVQNVALFCYNPACKSIGSWHSVAVDSGFRNSGITVGRGGKITMAVRSTHCLEVPLSHKGRLMVSEEYIEFLVHVANQKMEENIRRIDRFHKGLELALEAAVPADTLFPEGPEKSHSVYVHRRKRRTAQEQANLSGELKPQDDTESSLDLFAEIMI from the exons ATGGCGGCGTTCGCGCGGCGCAAGGCGCAGCGGCTCGCGCGGCCCGATTCTAGCCGGAAGCGCGCGCTAGACGCCCGCGCCGCGGGGCTCGTACGGCTCCTGAACGCTCGCGAGCGGTTCTGCACCACGAGCTCGTGCGACGGGAGGGTCGTCCTGGCGGTGGGTCCGGGACCCCGGATGGGGGCCGGGATGGGCGTCCTGGCG GACACGGACGGCACGGGGATCCAGAAGAAGAACTGCACGTGGCTCCTGGTAACGCATGACCCGTGTGTCAAAGGCGATGTG ATGACAGCACTAGAGAAAGCCACTGGTGATGTTGTGTTCAAGTTTGAACCATTTGTTCTTCATGTGCTGTGTCAGGAACTGCAGGATGCACAGATGCTGGTAAAATGTCAAGTACAAAATGTGGCGTTGTTCTGTTACAATCCTGCCTGTAAAAGTATTGGCTCCTGG cATTCAGTGGCTGTTGATTCTGGGTTCAGGAACTCTGGTATTACAGttggcagaggaggaaaaattaCAATG GCTGTACGGAGCACTCACTGCTTAGAAGTTCCATTGAGCCACAAAGGGAGATTGATGGTCTCTGAAGAATATATTGAATTTCTGGTACATGTAGCCAatcagaaaatggaagaaaacataAGGAGGATTGACAG ATTCCACAAAGGCTTGGAGTTGGCTCTGGaagctgctgtccctgcagacACCTTGTTTCCCGAGGGGCCAGAGAAGAGCCACTCTGTGTACGTGCACAGAAGAAAGAGACGGACTGCTCAGGAACAGGCCAATCTCAGTGGAGAGCTAAAACCCCAGGATGATACTGAAAGCAGTCTTGATCTGTTTGCTGAAATCATGATATAG
- the TYW3 gene encoding tRNA wybutosine-synthesizing protein 3 homolog isoform X2, with product MAAFARRKAQRLARPDSSRKRALDARAAGLVRLLNARERFCTTSSCDGRVVLADTDGTGIQKKNCTWLLVTHDPCVKGDVMTALEKATGDVVFKFEPFVLHVLCQELQDAQMLVKCQVQNVALFCYNPACKSIGSWHSVAVDSGFRNSGITVGRGGKITMAVRSTHCLEVPLSHKGRLMVSEEYIEFLVHVANQKMEENIRRIDRFHKGLELALEAAVPADTLFPEGPEKSHSVYVHRRKRRTAQEQANLSGELKPQDDTESSLDLFAEIMI from the exons ATGGCGGCGTTCGCGCGGCGCAAGGCGCAGCGGCTCGCGCGGCCCGATTCTAGCCGGAAGCGCGCGCTAGACGCCCGCGCCGCGGGGCTCGTACGGCTCCTGAACGCTCGCGAGCGGTTCTGCACCACGAGCTCGTGCGACGGGAGGGTCGTCCTGGCG GACACGGACGGCACGGGGATCCAGAAGAAGAACTGCACGTGGCTCCTGGTAACGCATGACCCGTGTGTCAAAGGCGATGTG ATGACAGCACTAGAGAAAGCCACTGGTGATGTTGTGTTCAAGTTTGAACCATTTGTTCTTCATGTGCTGTGTCAGGAACTGCAGGATGCACAGATGCTGGTAAAATGTCAAGTACAAAATGTGGCGTTGTTCTGTTACAATCCTGCCTGTAAAAGTATTGGCTCCTGG cATTCAGTGGCTGTTGATTCTGGGTTCAGGAACTCTGGTATTACAGttggcagaggaggaaaaattaCAATG GCTGTACGGAGCACTCACTGCTTAGAAGTTCCATTGAGCCACAAAGGGAGATTGATGGTCTCTGAAGAATATATTGAATTTCTGGTACATGTAGCCAatcagaaaatggaagaaaacataAGGAGGATTGACAG ATTCCACAAAGGCTTGGAGTTGGCTCTGGaagctgctgtccctgcagacACCTTGTTTCCCGAGGGGCCAGAGAAGAGCCACTCTGTGTACGTGCACAGAAGAAAGAGACGGACTGCTCAGGAACAGGCCAATCTCAGTGGAGAGCTAAAACCCCAGGATGATACTGAAAGCAGTCTTGATCTGTTTGCTGAAATCATGATATAG
- the TYW3 gene encoding tRNA wybutosine-synthesizing protein 3 homolog isoform X5, protein MDSWFKDTDGTGIQKKNCTWLLVTHDPCVKGDVMTALEKATGDVVFKFEPFVLHVLCQELQDAQMLVKCQVQNVALFCYNPACKSIGSWHSVAVDSGFRNSGITVGRGGKITMAVRSTHCLEVPLSHKGRLMVSEEYIEFLVHVANQKMEENIRRIDRFHKGLELALEAAVPADTLFPEGPEKSHSVYVHRRKRRTAQEQANLSGELKPQDDTESSLDLFAEIMI, encoded by the exons ATGGATTCTTGGTTCAAG GACACGGACGGCACGGGGATCCAGAAGAAGAACTGCACGTGGCTCCTGGTAACGCATGACCCGTGTGTCAAAGGCGATGTG ATGACAGCACTAGAGAAAGCCACTGGTGATGTTGTGTTCAAGTTTGAACCATTTGTTCTTCATGTGCTGTGTCAGGAACTGCAGGATGCACAGATGCTGGTAAAATGTCAAGTACAAAATGTGGCGTTGTTCTGTTACAATCCTGCCTGTAAAAGTATTGGCTCCTGG cATTCAGTGGCTGTTGATTCTGGGTTCAGGAACTCTGGTATTACAGttggcagaggaggaaaaattaCAATG GCTGTACGGAGCACTCACTGCTTAGAAGTTCCATTGAGCCACAAAGGGAGATTGATGGTCTCTGAAGAATATATTGAATTTCTGGTACATGTAGCCAatcagaaaatggaagaaaacataAGGAGGATTGACAG ATTCCACAAAGGCTTGGAGTTGGCTCTGGaagctgctgtccctgcagacACCTTGTTTCCCGAGGGGCCAGAGAAGAGCCACTCTGTGTACGTGCACAGAAGAAAGAGACGGACTGCTCAGGAACAGGCCAATCTCAGTGGAGAGCTAAAACCCCAGGATGATACTGAAAGCAGTCTTGATCTGTTTGCTGAAATCATGATATAG